A single Tachypleus tridentatus isolate NWPU-2018 chromosome 9, ASM421037v1, whole genome shotgun sequence DNA region contains:
- the LOC143225404 gene encoding uncharacterized protein LOC143225404 isoform X2 — protein MNFLDRPYDMHTASHSQTTDFSAYQPSTPCRPHPVSPPARLHPHSGSNRHSFHSVISYGATPQMTLYGATQIPYGPVSQDIYGGHHSLYSTSVHRLQQTKLTWQDSGMMQSYSRPVSKPPAMNTSPHMPPPSMKSSRAVSISGPHLPAPCHFRQLPIGSSHTSSLHTWYQTQIPSLGALSSPRNTPSPLAVISCSPVNDQSISHSSSGHSSHHLISHLQLQNATPPPPKVGCSTTNEQSVCNKSIKRVISSNPLQSLQKRVILNNKFVGSSIIRASHKMANNQSTISVPSRSGSYFSSVEQLAGCEPGLQFSTYYNLDQNRLSTPSHLVSSSYVPLRLRTVSPVYQQTLIESLNPDNSSLETSINGVSQSTSSNGSHPPRHVSLSSSENENRQYNKNDQGLIDCENTAPLEYQGNSCLYCEKNEYSDTELTFNSENQCFNKQGCGKNVKSEMTSLGPKQNMDDRLFESLQEKENITFREDEFGNGEMEISVDDLKQLYPLPTCPGWNKTFDIYDSHCDSSGKHQFHGNEDVMGLHVNQSPRRQSRTESLNKYVLDYHNGTTKQSSSSKSTGKGRGRGCGKKSSGGGNADSFVSDSIYGLYQTASLNVENRPAEMWHTQIQQSYPTSVCHTREADFHSCDSPITSDDSHGVHSAVLYRHSNTATSHLFVPHFPSTPIASLSQDHSLLFPPKKKRGRPIGSKNKPKPSGTEVKRKPKPMKKTEIYLPEMKLDTKTKARTFNGPYIHIMGTKERPLSVEVVNILLGKEMKQVKNIKQKRQVLYDNIRKKLLFGHISNLSPMYDSTKKNKTWVCVLCFKGSHRRELGDLFGPYYLNSCQIQSNNEVSTSGTLTMTSVNPDTQDDVETKAVLTQSVRGKHKCSEQVELSRTDISKKSNFLEKPEECNFSLHHAVNPPCTTQEIWIHEVCAVWSRGVYLINHRIYGLKEAIQEASETICIKCQMTGATLGCLNRDCPEQYHFICATDTGCEMDEINFSLLCPNHKGKKTQDK, from the exons ATGAACTTTCTCGATCGTCCGTACGATATGCATACG GCTTCACACAGTCAGACTACTGATTTCTCAGCGTACCAGCCTTCAACACCTTGCCGTCCTCATCCTGTTTCCCCACCAGCACGTCTACATCCTCATAGCGGGTCTAACCGTCATTCATTTCATTCTGTAATCTCTTATGGTGCTACACCACAGATGACTTTATATGGAGCCACACAAATTCCTTATGGACCTGTGAGTCAAGACATATATGGAGGTCATCATTCTTTATATAGTACTAGTGTCCATAGATTACAGCAAACTAAATTAACTTGGCAAGACTCAGGCATGATGCAGTCATACAGTCGACCAGTTTCCAAACCTCCAGCCATGAACACATCTCCACATATGCCACCACCTTCTATGAAATCTTCACGTGCTGTTAGTATTTCTGGACCACATCTTCCAGCTCCTTGTCATTTCAGGCAACTGCCCATAGGATCGTCACATACCTCATCATTGCATACTTGGTACCAGACTCAAATACCTAGTCTTGGGGCTCTTTCATCTCCCAGGAACACTCCATCACCTCTAGCTGTCATTTCTTGTTCTCCTGTGAATGACCAGTCTATTTCTCATTCTTCTTCAGGCCACTCTTCTCACCACTTGATATCTCACTTGCAGCTTCAAAACGCAACTCCACCTCCTCCAAAAGTGGGCTGCTCTACCACAAATGAACAATCAGTGTGTAACAAATCTATTAAACGAGTGATAAGCTCCAATCCCTTACAATCTCTTCAGAAAAGGGTAATACTAAACAATAAGTTTGTGGGATCGTCTATCATTAGAGCCAGCCATAAAATGGCCAACAATCAGTCTACTATTTCTGTTCCCAGCAGGTCCGGCTCTTATTTCTCATCAGTAGAACAGTTAGCTGGTTGTGAACCTGGGCTCCAATTTTCCACTTACTATAATTTGGATCAAAACAGGTTATCTACTCCTTCTCATTTAGTAAGCTCCTCTTATGTTCCCTTGAGGCTGAGAACAGTTTCTCCTGTATATCAGCAAACACTTATTGAAAGTTTAAATCCAGATAACTCGTCTTTAGAGACTTCAATCAATGGTGTATCACAGTCAACAAGTTCCAATGGAAGCCATCCTCCTAGGCATGTATCTTTAAGTAGTTCAGAAAACGAAAACCgacaatataataaaaacgatcAAGGTTTAATTGACTGTGAAAATACAGCCCCATTAGAGTACCAAGGGAACTCATGTTTATATTGTGAAAAAAATGAATACAGTGATACTGAGTTAACCTTTAATTCTGAGAATCAATGTTTCAATAAGCAAGGATGTGGTAAAAACGTAAAATCTGAAATGACGTCTCTAGGACCAAAACAAAATATGGACGATAGACTTTTTGAAAGTCTGCAAGAAAAGGAGAACATTACATTCAGAGAAGATGAGTTTGGTAATGGTGAGATGGAAATTAGTGTTGATGATCTGAAACAGTTGTATCCACTTCCTACATGCCCTGGGTGGAACAAAACCTTTGATATTTATGACAGTCACTGTGATTCCAGTGGAAAGCATCAGTTTCATGGTAATGAAGATGTTATGGGTCTACATGTAAACCAAAGTCCTAGAAGACAAAGTAGAACAGAATCTTTGAACAAATATGTTTTAGATTATCATAATGGTACAACTAAACAAAGCTCATCCAGTAAGTCGACTGGGAAGGGACGTGGCCGTGGATGTGGCAAGAAATCTAGTGGAGGGGGAAATGCTGACAGTTTTGTAAGTGATAGCATATATGGATTATATCAGACTGCTTCTTTGAATGTTGAAAACAGACCTGCAGAGATGTGGCATACCCAGATTCAACAGAGTTATCCCACATCTGTCTGCCATACCAGGGAAGCAGATTTTCACTCTTGTGATAGTCCAATCACTTCTGATGATTCTCATGGAGTGCACAGTGCAGTACTTTACAGGCACTCTAACACTGCGACTTCTCATTTGTTTGTTCCTCATTTTCCTTCAACTCCAATTGCTTCTCTCTCACAAGATCATTCTCTTCTGTTTCCTCCTAAGAAGAAGAGAGGTCGTCCTATTGGTAGTAAAAACAAGCCCAAACCATCAGGGACAGAAGTTAAACGAAAACCAAAACCTATGaagaaaacagaaatttatttacCTGAAATGAAACTTGATACCAAGACAAAGGCTAGAACTTTTAATGGTCCTTATATTCATATCATGGGGACCAAAGAAAGACCTCTGTCTGTTGAAGTTGTTAACATCCTACTAGGAAAGGAAATGAAGCAAGTGAAGAATATTAAACAGAAGAGACAAGTTCTGTATGATAATATTCGTAAGAAACTGCTGTTTGGGCACATTAGTAACTTATCACCCATGTATGATAGTACTAAAAAGAACAAAACCTGGGTTTGTGTGCTCTGCTTTAAGGGCAGTCATAGGCGGGAGCTGGGTGATCTCTTTGGACCATATTACTTAAATAGTTGTCAGATACAATCCAATAATGAAGTTTCCACTTCAGGAACACTTACAATGACCTCTGTTAATCCTGATACACAGGATGATGTGGAGACAAAGGCAGTGCTGACTCAAAGTGTGCGAGGAAAGCATAAATGTTCTGAACAGGTAGAATTATCAAGAACAGACATCAGCAAAAAA aGCAATTTCTTAGAGAAACCTGAAGAATGTAATTTTTCTCTTCATCATGCTGTAAACCCTCCATGTACAACACAGGAAATTTGGATACATGAAGTATGTGCTGTGTGGTCACGTggtgtttatttaataaaccaCAGGATTTATGGGCT
- the LOC143225404 gene encoding uncharacterized protein LOC143225404 isoform X6: MNFLDRPYDMHTASHSQTTDFSAYQPSTPCRPHPVSPPARLHPHSGSNRHSFHSVISYGATPQMTLYGATQIPYGPVSQDIYGGHHSLYSTSVHRLQQTKLTWQDSGMMQSYSRPVSKPPAMNTSPHMPPPSMKSSRAVSISGPHLPAPCHFRQLPIGSSHTSSLHTWYQTQIPSLGALSSPRNTPSPLAVISCSPVNDQSISHSSSGHSSHHLISHLQLQNATPPPPKVGCSTTNEQSVCNKSIKRVISSNPLQSLQKRVILNNKFVGSSIIRASHKMANNQSTISVPSRSGSYFSSVEQLAGCEPGLQFSTYYNLDQNRLSTPSHLVSSSYVPLRLRTVSPVYQQTLIESLNPDNSSLETSINGVSQSTSSNGSHPPRHVSLSSSENENRQYNKNDQGLIDCENTAPLEYQGNSCLYCEKNEYSDTELTFNSENQCFNKQGCGKNVKSEMTSLGPKQNMDDRLFESLQEKENITFREDEFGNGEMEISVDDLKQLYPLPTCPGWNKTFDIYDSHCDSSGKHQFHGNEDVMGLHVNQSPRRQSRTESLNKYVLDYHNGTTKQSSSSKSTGKGRGRGCGKKSSGGGNADSFVSDSIYGLYQTASLNVENRPAEMWHTQIQQSYPTSVCHTREADFHSCDSPITSDDSHGVHSAVLYRHSNTATSHLFVPHFPSTPIASLSQDHSLLFPPKKKRGRPIGSKNKPKPSGTEVKRKPKPMKKTEIYLPEMKLDTKTKARTFNGPYIHIMGTKERPLSVEVVNILLGKEMKQVKNIKQKRQVLYDNIRKKLLFGHISNLSPMYDSTKKNKTWVCVLCFKGSHRRELGDLFGPYYLNSCQIQSNNEVSTSGTLTMTSVNPDTQDDVETKAVLTQSVRGKHKCSEQVELSRTDISKKSNFLEKPEECNFSLHHAVNPPCTTQEIWIHEVCAVWSRGVYLINHRIYGLKEAIQEASETICIKCQMTGATLGCLNRDCPEQYHFICATDTEKTQDK, encoded by the exons ATGAACTTTCTCGATCGTCCGTACGATATGCATACG GCTTCACACAGTCAGACTACTGATTTCTCAGCGTACCAGCCTTCAACACCTTGCCGTCCTCATCCTGTTTCCCCACCAGCACGTCTACATCCTCATAGCGGGTCTAACCGTCATTCATTTCATTCTGTAATCTCTTATGGTGCTACACCACAGATGACTTTATATGGAGCCACACAAATTCCTTATGGACCTGTGAGTCAAGACATATATGGAGGTCATCATTCTTTATATAGTACTAGTGTCCATAGATTACAGCAAACTAAATTAACTTGGCAAGACTCAGGCATGATGCAGTCATACAGTCGACCAGTTTCCAAACCTCCAGCCATGAACACATCTCCACATATGCCACCACCTTCTATGAAATCTTCACGTGCTGTTAGTATTTCTGGACCACATCTTCCAGCTCCTTGTCATTTCAGGCAACTGCCCATAGGATCGTCACATACCTCATCATTGCATACTTGGTACCAGACTCAAATACCTAGTCTTGGGGCTCTTTCATCTCCCAGGAACACTCCATCACCTCTAGCTGTCATTTCTTGTTCTCCTGTGAATGACCAGTCTATTTCTCATTCTTCTTCAGGCCACTCTTCTCACCACTTGATATCTCACTTGCAGCTTCAAAACGCAACTCCACCTCCTCCAAAAGTGGGCTGCTCTACCACAAATGAACAATCAGTGTGTAACAAATCTATTAAACGAGTGATAAGCTCCAATCCCTTACAATCTCTTCAGAAAAGGGTAATACTAAACAATAAGTTTGTGGGATCGTCTATCATTAGAGCCAGCCATAAAATGGCCAACAATCAGTCTACTATTTCTGTTCCCAGCAGGTCCGGCTCTTATTTCTCATCAGTAGAACAGTTAGCTGGTTGTGAACCTGGGCTCCAATTTTCCACTTACTATAATTTGGATCAAAACAGGTTATCTACTCCTTCTCATTTAGTAAGCTCCTCTTATGTTCCCTTGAGGCTGAGAACAGTTTCTCCTGTATATCAGCAAACACTTATTGAAAGTTTAAATCCAGATAACTCGTCTTTAGAGACTTCAATCAATGGTGTATCACAGTCAACAAGTTCCAATGGAAGCCATCCTCCTAGGCATGTATCTTTAAGTAGTTCAGAAAACGAAAACCgacaatataataaaaacgatcAAGGTTTAATTGACTGTGAAAATACAGCCCCATTAGAGTACCAAGGGAACTCATGTTTATATTGTGAAAAAAATGAATACAGTGATACTGAGTTAACCTTTAATTCTGAGAATCAATGTTTCAATAAGCAAGGATGTGGTAAAAACGTAAAATCTGAAATGACGTCTCTAGGACCAAAACAAAATATGGACGATAGACTTTTTGAAAGTCTGCAAGAAAAGGAGAACATTACATTCAGAGAAGATGAGTTTGGTAATGGTGAGATGGAAATTAGTGTTGATGATCTGAAACAGTTGTATCCACTTCCTACATGCCCTGGGTGGAACAAAACCTTTGATATTTATGACAGTCACTGTGATTCCAGTGGAAAGCATCAGTTTCATGGTAATGAAGATGTTATGGGTCTACATGTAAACCAAAGTCCTAGAAGACAAAGTAGAACAGAATCTTTGAACAAATATGTTTTAGATTATCATAATGGTACAACTAAACAAAGCTCATCCAGTAAGTCGACTGGGAAGGGACGTGGCCGTGGATGTGGCAAGAAATCTAGTGGAGGGGGAAATGCTGACAGTTTTGTAAGTGATAGCATATATGGATTATATCAGACTGCTTCTTTGAATGTTGAAAACAGACCTGCAGAGATGTGGCATACCCAGATTCAACAGAGTTATCCCACATCTGTCTGCCATACCAGGGAAGCAGATTTTCACTCTTGTGATAGTCCAATCACTTCTGATGATTCTCATGGAGTGCACAGTGCAGTACTTTACAGGCACTCTAACACTGCGACTTCTCATTTGTTTGTTCCTCATTTTCCTTCAACTCCAATTGCTTCTCTCTCACAAGATCATTCTCTTCTGTTTCCTCCTAAGAAGAAGAGAGGTCGTCCTATTGGTAGTAAAAACAAGCCCAAACCATCAGGGACAGAAGTTAAACGAAAACCAAAACCTATGaagaaaacagaaatttatttacCTGAAATGAAACTTGATACCAAGACAAAGGCTAGAACTTTTAATGGTCCTTATATTCATATCATGGGGACCAAAGAAAGACCTCTGTCTGTTGAAGTTGTTAACATCCTACTAGGAAAGGAAATGAAGCAAGTGAAGAATATTAAACAGAAGAGACAAGTTCTGTATGATAATATTCGTAAGAAACTGCTGTTTGGGCACATTAGTAACTTATCACCCATGTATGATAGTACTAAAAAGAACAAAACCTGGGTTTGTGTGCTCTGCTTTAAGGGCAGTCATAGGCGGGAGCTGGGTGATCTCTTTGGACCATATTACTTAAATAGTTGTCAGATACAATCCAATAATGAAGTTTCCACTTCAGGAACACTTACAATGACCTCTGTTAATCCTGATACACAGGATGATGTGGAGACAAAGGCAGTGCTGACTCAAAGTGTGCGAGGAAAGCATAAATGTTCTGAACAGGTAGAATTATCAAGAACAGACATCAGCAAAAAA aGCAATTTCTTAGAGAAACCTGAAGAATGTAATTTTTCTCTTCATCATGCTGTAAACCCTCCATGTACAACACAGGAAATTTGGATACATGAAGTATGTGCTGTGTGGTCACGTggtgtttatttaataaaccaCAGGATTTATGGGCT
- the LOC143225404 gene encoding uncharacterized protein LOC143225404 isoform X1 encodes MNFLDRPYDMHTASHSQTTDFSAYQPSTPCRPHPVSPPARLHPHSGSNRHSFHSVISYGATPQMTLYGATQIPYGPVSQDIYGGHHSLYSTSVHRLQQTKLTWQDSGMMQSYSRPVSKPPAMNTSPHMPPPSMKSSRAVSISGPHLPAPCHFRQLPIGSSHTSSLHTWYQTQIPSLGALSSPRNTPSPLAVISCSPVNDQSISHSSSGHSSHHLISHLQLQNATPPPPKVGCSTTNEQSVCNKSIKRVISSNPLQSLQKRVILNNKFVGSSIIRASHKMANNQSTISVPSRSGSYFSSVEQLAGCEPGLQFSTYYNLDQNRLSTPSHLVSSSYVPLRLRTVSPVYQQTLIESLNPDNSSLETSINGVSQSTSSNGSHPPRHVSLSSSENENRQYNKNDQGLIDCENTAPLEYQGNSCLYCEKNEYSDTELTFNSENQCFNKQGCGKNVKSEMTSLGPKQNMDDRLFESLQEKENITFREDEFGNGEMEISVDDLKQLYPLPTCPGWNKTFDIYDSHCDSSGKHQFHGNEDVMGLHVNQSPRRQSRTESLNKYVLDYHNGTTKQSSSSKSTGKGRGRGCGKKSSGGGNADSFVSDSIYGLYQTASLNVENRPAEMWHTQIQQSYPTSVCHTREADFHSCDSPITSDDSHGVHSAVLYRHSNTATSHLFVPHFPSTPIASLSQDHSLLFPPKKKRGRPIGSKNKPKPSGTEVKRKPKPMKKTEIYLPEMKLDTKTKARTFNGPYIHIMGTKERPLSVEVVNILLGKEMKQVKNIKQKRQVLYDNIRKKLLFGHISNLSPMYDSTKKNKTWVCVLCFKGSHRRELGDLFGPYYLNSCQIQSNNEVSTSGTLTMTSVNPDTQDDVETKAVLTQSVRGKHKCSEQVELSRTDISKKSNFLEKPEECNFSLHHAVNPPCTTQEIWIHEVCAVWSRGVYLINHRIYGLKEAIQEASETICIKCQMTGATLGCLNRDCPEQYHFICATDTEGLQLLHVFQMTLINPGLQLMPNVFKWVEIG; translated from the exons ATGAACTTTCTCGATCGTCCGTACGATATGCATACG GCTTCACACAGTCAGACTACTGATTTCTCAGCGTACCAGCCTTCAACACCTTGCCGTCCTCATCCTGTTTCCCCACCAGCACGTCTACATCCTCATAGCGGGTCTAACCGTCATTCATTTCATTCTGTAATCTCTTATGGTGCTACACCACAGATGACTTTATATGGAGCCACACAAATTCCTTATGGACCTGTGAGTCAAGACATATATGGAGGTCATCATTCTTTATATAGTACTAGTGTCCATAGATTACAGCAAACTAAATTAACTTGGCAAGACTCAGGCATGATGCAGTCATACAGTCGACCAGTTTCCAAACCTCCAGCCATGAACACATCTCCACATATGCCACCACCTTCTATGAAATCTTCACGTGCTGTTAGTATTTCTGGACCACATCTTCCAGCTCCTTGTCATTTCAGGCAACTGCCCATAGGATCGTCACATACCTCATCATTGCATACTTGGTACCAGACTCAAATACCTAGTCTTGGGGCTCTTTCATCTCCCAGGAACACTCCATCACCTCTAGCTGTCATTTCTTGTTCTCCTGTGAATGACCAGTCTATTTCTCATTCTTCTTCAGGCCACTCTTCTCACCACTTGATATCTCACTTGCAGCTTCAAAACGCAACTCCACCTCCTCCAAAAGTGGGCTGCTCTACCACAAATGAACAATCAGTGTGTAACAAATCTATTAAACGAGTGATAAGCTCCAATCCCTTACAATCTCTTCAGAAAAGGGTAATACTAAACAATAAGTTTGTGGGATCGTCTATCATTAGAGCCAGCCATAAAATGGCCAACAATCAGTCTACTATTTCTGTTCCCAGCAGGTCCGGCTCTTATTTCTCATCAGTAGAACAGTTAGCTGGTTGTGAACCTGGGCTCCAATTTTCCACTTACTATAATTTGGATCAAAACAGGTTATCTACTCCTTCTCATTTAGTAAGCTCCTCTTATGTTCCCTTGAGGCTGAGAACAGTTTCTCCTGTATATCAGCAAACACTTATTGAAAGTTTAAATCCAGATAACTCGTCTTTAGAGACTTCAATCAATGGTGTATCACAGTCAACAAGTTCCAATGGAAGCCATCCTCCTAGGCATGTATCTTTAAGTAGTTCAGAAAACGAAAACCgacaatataataaaaacgatcAAGGTTTAATTGACTGTGAAAATACAGCCCCATTAGAGTACCAAGGGAACTCATGTTTATATTGTGAAAAAAATGAATACAGTGATACTGAGTTAACCTTTAATTCTGAGAATCAATGTTTCAATAAGCAAGGATGTGGTAAAAACGTAAAATCTGAAATGACGTCTCTAGGACCAAAACAAAATATGGACGATAGACTTTTTGAAAGTCTGCAAGAAAAGGAGAACATTACATTCAGAGAAGATGAGTTTGGTAATGGTGAGATGGAAATTAGTGTTGATGATCTGAAACAGTTGTATCCACTTCCTACATGCCCTGGGTGGAACAAAACCTTTGATATTTATGACAGTCACTGTGATTCCAGTGGAAAGCATCAGTTTCATGGTAATGAAGATGTTATGGGTCTACATGTAAACCAAAGTCCTAGAAGACAAAGTAGAACAGAATCTTTGAACAAATATGTTTTAGATTATCATAATGGTACAACTAAACAAAGCTCATCCAGTAAGTCGACTGGGAAGGGACGTGGCCGTGGATGTGGCAAGAAATCTAGTGGAGGGGGAAATGCTGACAGTTTTGTAAGTGATAGCATATATGGATTATATCAGACTGCTTCTTTGAATGTTGAAAACAGACCTGCAGAGATGTGGCATACCCAGATTCAACAGAGTTATCCCACATCTGTCTGCCATACCAGGGAAGCAGATTTTCACTCTTGTGATAGTCCAATCACTTCTGATGATTCTCATGGAGTGCACAGTGCAGTACTTTACAGGCACTCTAACACTGCGACTTCTCATTTGTTTGTTCCTCATTTTCCTTCAACTCCAATTGCTTCTCTCTCACAAGATCATTCTCTTCTGTTTCCTCCTAAGAAGAAGAGAGGTCGTCCTATTGGTAGTAAAAACAAGCCCAAACCATCAGGGACAGAAGTTAAACGAAAACCAAAACCTATGaagaaaacagaaatttatttacCTGAAATGAAACTTGATACCAAGACAAAGGCTAGAACTTTTAATGGTCCTTATATTCATATCATGGGGACCAAAGAAAGACCTCTGTCTGTTGAAGTTGTTAACATCCTACTAGGAAAGGAAATGAAGCAAGTGAAGAATATTAAACAGAAGAGACAAGTTCTGTATGATAATATTCGTAAGAAACTGCTGTTTGGGCACATTAGTAACTTATCACCCATGTATGATAGTACTAAAAAGAACAAAACCTGGGTTTGTGTGCTCTGCTTTAAGGGCAGTCATAGGCGGGAGCTGGGTGATCTCTTTGGACCATATTACTTAAATAGTTGTCAGATACAATCCAATAATGAAGTTTCCACTTCAGGAACACTTACAATGACCTCTGTTAATCCTGATACACAGGATGATGTGGAGACAAAGGCAGTGCTGACTCAAAGTGTGCGAGGAAAGCATAAATGTTCTGAACAGGTAGAATTATCAAGAACAGACATCAGCAAAAAA aGCAATTTCTTAGAGAAACCTGAAGAATGTAATTTTTCTCTTCATCATGCTGTAAACCCTCCATGTACAACACAGGAAATTTGGATACATGAAGTATGTGCTGTGTGGTCACGTggtgtttatttaataaaccaCAGGATTTATGGGCT